From one Diprion similis isolate iyDipSimi1 chromosome 7, iyDipSimi1.1, whole genome shotgun sequence genomic stretch:
- the LOC124408218 gene encoding DNA polymerase epsilon catalytic subunit 1 isoform X1 codes for MFIQNKNKFRTPKAPVNTNQFGQEPNVPREDSAEGRLRQSIENDRIDELYGFVRVNDSKERTGFLLNMHSTEVIEDDKHLVSAVDYYFMEEDGTRFKISLPYNPYFYVLCKKDTLQEVSTFLTKKYPGFLAKVYPLTKEDLDLPNHLIGLKQKYLKLTFTNMTDLIKVRREIMSAVKKNKEREKSHTYYTEMLASSLNTRDHNPVKNLTDHMDNILDIREYDVPFHVRVSIDVKVFVGKWYTVKSRHTEPPIIICRDDIIERPDPIVLAYDIETTKLPLKFPDVNTDQIMMISYMIDGQGYLITNREIISKDIESFEYTPKPEFEGFFTIYNEPNEEAVIRKFFAHINDVKPHIFVTYNGDFFDWPFVETRAAIHNIDMKKKIGFSKNKDGVYTCRPAMHMDCLCWVKRDSYLPVGSQNLKAVAKAKLRYDPVELDPEEMCRMACEQPHVLANYSVSDAVATYYLYLKYVHPFIFALCTIIPMEPDEVLRKGSGTLCESLLMVEAFHANIIFPNKQETQLNKLTADGHVLDQETYVGGHVEALESGVFRADIPCRFKMVPEAFNKLIDGVERALKHSIEEEEKIPLEKVTNFDEVAEKIKVKLRALRDQPLRMENPVIYHLDVGAMYPNIILTNRLQPSAMVDETVCAACDYNKLNAVCQRNMTWMWRGEHTPASLSEFQRIQQQLEIEKFPPQFPGGPQRAFHQLSKEDQAMYEKKRLTEYCRKAYKKTKITRMEERTQTVCQKENSFYVDTVRAFRDRRYEYKALTKVSKQQVSAAVAKGDAGEIKSAKNREILYDSLQLAHKCILNSFYGYVMRKGSRWYSMEMGGIVCYTGAHIIKKAREIIEQVGRPLELDTDGIWCVLPASFPDNEIITTTDQKKSKITISYPNAVLNFMVKDEFTNHAYHDLVDSENLVYEVRSENSIFFEVDGPYLAMVLPASKEEGKKLKKRYAVFNFDGSLAELKGFEVKRRGELQLIKIFQSSVFESFLKGDTLEKCYASVAKIADHWLEVLYTKGANMPDTELFDLISENRSMSRKLEDYGAQKSTSISTAKRLAEFLGDQMVKDAGLACKFIISKKPEGAPVTERAIPLAIFQSDPNVKRHYLRKWLKDPSIQNADIRDVLDWTYYIERLGSTIQKIITIPAAMQGVANPVPRVKHPDWLHKKMLEKDDVLKQRRINEMFVIQPKKDATPDSDNDSDSNDEQEVRDIEDIAGGSGVFKKPVAMVNKRKRAASQEEHENDLNRSWKEVLGPPPSLGNTIEEKQAWIEYQKKKWAYQANQRNDRRKSKRSKVTEETSPLASSAGVVRNANTSTMGGFLRRAQRALFDTPWQIIEIAETTEPGLFRLWALVGQELQQLRLIVPRIFYVNSRKVRPDPAVEELWRKCSRILPRSRIVYNLYQYSVPESNYKKHGPELMADLSSPDIEGIYETQMPLQFRAILQLGCICVVDRSAAAAIKTGTDTFHLNQLQFKSIATQPYLEQKQVLKHIFLYHHWSAVGQKAMWGLFLAPTKRAYIFVLDSVRTNQMPNMNTLYVSERNNMLNSDIQKYVKNLPDEIQFNVRVETDLKQVQRLVQSALQAYKNEKKGPTLLAIQSPMDISVLSRQMPVLTEFPMVNTHIQDMENLYSTLDWQRVGAKAMIRHYLKSDQILDLMTQQCRYFHAPIGNLPADPTIFGADLFYARHLQKHNFVLWCSPTERPDLGGSENDDNRLLTDFEESSSCAANNAGTYSSTCVELDVESLAVNTLLQCHRVNDIEGTSTFVAFDNMPQASLQEIVSGGAGIAAIPSYDETALCSAAFKVLKTMVNSWLRDISEYRNVFADYQVIHFYRWLRSPSALLYDPALRRTLHNLMKKLFIQLVAEFRRLGSIIIFANFNKIILCSKKRLISDALGYVDFVVKSIKNKELFHSIEITYQQCWEYLIWLDLPNHAGVKGKIPDELRGNQYVPDTDPDEEDDDDGPEIIMNWNLIEYLPEEAACQASFNAIIAGYISAVYQYMSESESSDATPRRRKGKNSSLSQTLTAPLGLGALENTAEFAKKLISGEMSHKLFQIVQKIHKKLPEKVLTLEENPYLDFGDAESKKINPALELVKSICKVLSLDKEVEEEVHTLQRNLLRLIGVGNFSDSAEWSDPCISFTLPEVICKACYHTRDIDLCKDNDRAFENNRHVWKCPLCETSYDNAEIEFSLIDTLNRKCMGYILQDLQCTKCNQIKRENMNEYCSCAGKYRTLIPKRELVRFAKTAKSIAIKFGMPILAETVQNTHLITS; via the exons atgtttattcaaaataaaaacaagtttcgCACACCCAAAGCGCCTGTCAACACCAACCAGTTTGGTCAAGAACCGAATGTACCGAG AGAGGATTCAGCAGAGGGCCGTTTACGACAGTCAATAGAAAATGATAGAATCGATGAATTGTATGGCTTTGTTCGGGTCAACGATAGTAAGGAGCGCACAGGTTTTCTGCTGAATATGCATTCA ACCGAGGTGATAGAGGATGATAAGCATTTAGTAAGTGCAGTCGACTATTACTTTATGGAAGAAGATGGGACAAGATTTAAAATATCTCTGCCATATAATCCTTATTTTTACGTGCTATGTAAAAAGGATACTTTGCAAGAAGTGTCaacttttttgacaaaaaagtaccctggatttttggctaaaGTTTACCCATTGACAAAAGAAGACTTGGATCTG ccAAATCACCTAATTGGATTGAAACAGAAGTACTTGAAACTAACTTTTACAAACATGACTGACCTGATCAAAGTACGGCGTGAAATAATGTCTGCAGTTAAAAAGAATAAGGAACGTGAGAAGAGCCATACATATTACACGGAAATGTTGGCTAGTTCGTTGAATACACGTGACCATAAccctgtaaaaaatttaaccgatCATATGGATAACATTCTTGATATTCG TGAGTACGATGTACCTTTTCATGTGAGGGTGTCCATAGATGTTAAAGTGTTTGTCGGAAAGTGGTATACAGTAAAATCACGCCACACTGAACCACCTATCATCATATGTAGGGATGATATCATCGAGAGACCCGATCCTATAGTCTTGGCATATGATATTGAGACAACTAAATTACCTTTAAAGTTTCCCGATGTCAATACCGATCAAATAATGATGATTTCGTACATGATTGATGGTCAG GGATACTTGATTACGAACAGAGAAATTATATCGAAAGATATAGAGAGCTTTGAATACACTCCGAAGCCAGAATTTGAAGgattttttaccatttatAACGAACCAAATGAAGAAGCTGTTATCAGAAAGTTTTTTGCTCATATCAACGATGTCAAACCTCATATTTTTGTCACATACAACGGAGACTTTTTCGATTGGCCTTTTGTTGAGACCAGAGCAGCCATACATAATAtagacatgaaaaaaaaaattggtttctCTAAAAATAAAGACGGAGTTTACACTTGTCGTCCAGCTATGCATATGGATTGTTTGTG CTGGGTAAAGAGAGACTCGTACCTTCCTGTGGGATCGCAAAACTTGAAAGCTGTAGCTAAGGCAAAGTTGAGATATGATCCGGTTGAGTTAGACCCTGAAGAAATGTGTAGAATGGCATGTGAGCAGCCGCATGTTCTTGCCAATTATTCGGTGTCAGATGCTGTCGCCACTTACTACCTTTATTTGAAATACGTGCATCCCTTTATTTTCGCATTGTGTACTATTATTCCAATGGAACCAGATGAg GTCCTGAGGAAAGGATCTGGAACACTTTGCGAATCGCTCCTTATGGTTGAAGCATTTCAcgcaaatattatatttccgAATAAGCAAGAAACACAGTTAAATAAACTAACAGCAGACGGACATGTCTTGGATCAAGAAACCTATGTAGGAGGTCACGTTGAAGCTCTTGAATCTGGTGTATTTAGAGCTGACATTCCGTGTCGATTTAAAATGGTCCCAGAAGCGTTTAACAAACTGATCGATGGTGTGGAAAGAGCTCTGAAACATTctatagaagaagaagaaaaaatacccCTAGAGAAAGTTACGAATTTTGACGAAGTTGCTGAGAAGATTAAAGTCAAACTGAGAGCGCTCAGGGATCAGCCTCTCAGGATGGAGAATCCGGTGATCTATCACTTGGATGTTGGAGCCATGTATCCAAACATTATTTTGACCAATCGTCTACAGCCATCGGCGATGGTCGATGAAACTGTTTGTGCTGCCtgtgattataataaattgaatgcAGTCTGTCAACGAAATATGACATGGATGTGGAGAGGAGAACACA CGCCAGCGAGTCTGAGCGAGTTTCAAAGAATTCAGCAACaattggaaatagaaaaatttccacCGCAATTCCCTGGTGGACCTCAGAGGGCGTTTCATCAACTTTCTAAAGAAGATCAGGCAATGTACGAGAAGAAACGACTGACTGAATATTGCCGAAAGGCTTACAAGAAAACTAAAATAACGAGGATGGAAGAAAGGACGCAAACAGTGTGTCAGAAAGAGAACTCTTTCTACGTGGATACAGTCAGGGCGTTCAGAGATAGACGATACGAATATAAGGCTCTGACGAAAGTTTCAAAGCAACAAGTCTCCGCTGCTGTAGCTAAGGGTGATGCTGGTGAAATTAAGTCCGCTAAGAACCGGGAAATTCTGTACGACTCTTTACAGCTTGCTCATAAATGTATATTGAATTCTTTCTATGGATATGTTATGCGAAAAGG ATCTCGATGGTACAGTATGGAAATGGGTGGCATTGTATGTTATACTGGGGCTCATATTATTAAGAAAGCTAGAGAGATAATTGAACAAGTTGGACGCCCCTTGGAACTCGACACTGATGGCATTTGGTGCGTTTTACCTGCTTCTTTTCCTGACAATGAAATCATCAcaacaacggatcaaaagaaatcaaaaatcacaaTATCATACCCAAATGCAGTGCTCAATTTCATGGTCAAG GATGAATTCACGAATCATGCTTATCACGATTTGGTTGACTCAGAGAATTTGGTTTATGAGGTCCGAAGTGAAAACTCGATATTCTTTGAAGTTGATGGTCCTTACTTAGCAATGGTTTTGCCAGCttcaaaagaagaaggaaaaaagctCAAGAAACGCTATGCTGTGTTTAACTTTGACGGTTCACTTGCTGAATTGAAAGGTTTTGAAGTGAAACGACGAGGAGAGCTTCAGCTGATCAAGATATTTCAGTCCTCTGTATTCGAATCGTTTCTAAAAGGTGACACCTTGGAGAAGTGTTATGCTTCGGTGGCCAAAATTGCTGATCACTGGCTTGAAGTTCTTTATACCAAG GGTGCGAATATGCCTGATACAGAGTTGTTTGATCTAATTTCGGAAAATAGATCTATGTCGCGTAAACTAGAAGATTACGGTGCTCAGAAATCAACTTCAATCTCGACTGCTAAGAGATTGGCTGAATTCTTAGGTGATCAGATGGTCAAGGATGCAGGTCTTGCCTGCAAATTCATCATATCAAAAAAACCTGAAGGTGCACCTGTTACAGAAAG AGCCATTCCATTAGCCATTTTCCAATCTGATCCTAACGTTAAGAGGCATTATTTGCGAAAGTGGCTTAAGGATCCATCGATTCAAAATGCAGACATAAGAGATGTGTTGGACTGGACTTACTACATTGAAAGATTGGGCAGTACGATCCAAAAGATCATCACAATACCTGCAGCAATGCAAGGG GTTGCAAATCCCGTTCCGAGAGTAAAGCATCCTGACTGGCTGCACAAGAAGATGCTGGAAAAGGATGACGTTCTTAAACAGAGACGAATCAATGAAATGTTTGTTATACAACCAAAGAAGGACGCTACTCCTGATTCTGACAATGATTCAGATAGTAACGATGAACAAGAAGTCAGAGATATAGAAGATATAGCAGGTGGTTCAGGTGTTTTCAAAAAGCCAGTGGCGATGGTGAACAAGCGAAAAAGAGCTGCTTCGCAAGAAGAACATGAAAATGATCTAAATAGGAGCTGGAAAGAAGTCCTTGGCCCTCCTCCTTCATTGGGAAACACAATAGAAGAAAAGCAGGCCTGGATTGAGTatcagaaaaagaaatggGCTTATCAAGCAAACCAGAGGAACGATCGTCGGAAGTCAAAGAGGAGTAAAGTAACGGAGGAAACCTCTCCGCTAGCAAGTTCCGCCGGTGTGGTAAGAAATGCTAATACTAGTACAATGGGCGGATTTCTACGTCGAGCGCAAAGGGCATTGTTCGATACTCCCTGGCAGATAATTGAAATAGCAGAAACTACTGAACCTGGTTTGTTCAGGTTGTGGGCGTTAGTGGGTCAAGAGTTACAACAGCTACGGTTGATAGTGCCTCGCATATTTTATGTAAACTCTCGCAAAGTTAGACCGGATCCGGCTGTGGAAGAACTATGGAGAAAGTGTTCAAGGATACTACCTCGTTCTCGAATTGTGTACAATTTGTATCAGTACTCTGTACCGGAAAGTAACTATAAGAAACACGGTCCAGAACTTATGGCAGATTTATCAAGTCCCGACATAGAAGGAATTTATGAAACTCAAATGCCGTTACAGTTCCGAGCTATATTGCAACTAGGATGCATTTGTGTCGTCGATCGGTCAGCGGCAGCTGCCATTAAGACTGGAACGGATACTTTTCATCTTAATCAACTGCAGTTCAAAAGTATTGCCACCCAACCGTATCTTGAGCAAAAGCAAGTACTGaaacatatatttttgtatcacCACTGGTCTGCTGTCGGTCAGAAAGCAATGTGGGGTCTTTTTCTAGCTCCGACTAAAAGGGCTTACATCTTTGTTCTCGACTCCGTTAGGACAAATCAAATGCCAAATATGAACACGTTATATGTCTCTGAAAGAAATAACATGCTGAACAGCGATATACAGAAATATGTCAAGAATTTGCCCGACGAGATCCAGTTCAATGTCAGGGTCGAAACGGACTTGAAACAGGTTCAGCGTTTGGTACAAAGTGCGCTCCAGGCCTataaaaacgagaagaaaGGGCCTACATTACTCGCGATTCAATCACCAATGGATATTTCCGTATTGTCACGGCAAATGCCGGTCTTGACTGAATTTCCAATGGTTAATACGCACATACAAGATATGGAAAATTTGTACAGCACTTTGGACTGGCAAAGAGTAGGCGCGAAAGCTATGATTCGCCACTATCTGAAGTCCGACCAAATCCTCGACCTCATGACTCAACAGTGCCGCTACTTTCACGCTCCGATTGGTAATCTACCGGCGGATCCAACTATATTTGGTGCAGACTTATTTTATGCCAGACACTTGCAGAAACACAATTTCGTTTTATGGTGTTCACCCACAGAAAGGCCCGATTTAGGCGGCAGCGAAAACGACGATAATAGGTTGTTGACTGATTTTGAAGAGAGCTCGAGTTGCGCGGCTAACAATGCAGGCACTTATTCCAGCACCTGCGTTGAGTTGGATGTTGAAAGCTTGGCAGTAAATACACTGCTCCAATGTCATCGTGTCAACGATATAGAAGGAACCAGTACGTTTGTCGCCTTTGACAATATGCCTCAAGCTTCCCTGCAGGAAATAGTCTCCGGAGGAGCTGGAATAGCGGCTATTCCAAGTTACGACGAGACCGCTCTCTGCAGTGCAGCATTTAAGGTTCTTAAAACAATGGTAAATTCGTGGTTGCGAGACATATCAGAGTACCGAAACGTGTTTGCCGATTATCAGGTGATTCACTTCTACCGATGGCTCAGGTCACCTAGTGCGTTACTATACGATCCAGCGCTGCGTAGGACCCTTCAtaacttgatgaaaaaattgtttattcaacTGGTCGCGGAGTTCAGAAGACTAGGCTCAATCATCATATTTGCTAACTTTAACAAAATCATTCTGTGCTCAAAGAAGCGGCTGATATCAGATGCGCTTGGGTACGTTGATTTCGTTGTAAAATCCATTAAGAATAAGGAGCTGTTTCACAGCATCGAAATAACTTACCAACAGTGTTGGGAGTACCTGATTTGGCTAGATTTACCGAATCACGCTGGCGTGAAGGGGAAGATTCCGGACGAGTTGAGGGGTAACCAGTATGTTCCTGACACAGATCCGGATGAAGAGGATGATGATGACGGCCCAGAGATAATAATGAATTGGAATCTCATTGAGTATTTACCGGAGGAGGCGGCATGCCAGGCAAGCTTCAATGCGATCATAGCTGGATACATTAGTGCAGTTTATCAGTACATGAGTGAAAGCGAATCGTCAGATGCGACGCCAAGACGTAGGAAAGGTAAAAACAGCAGTCTCAGTCAGACGTTGACTGCACCACTTGGACTTGGAGCTCTTGAGAACACAGCAGAGTTTGCCAAGAAATTAATATCTGGTGAAATGTCGCacaaattgtttcaaatagTGCAAAAGATTCACAAGAAACTGCCGGAGAAAGTTTTAACGCTCGAGGAGAATCCTTACCTTGATTTTGGCGATGCcgaatcaaagaaaattaatccAGCTCTTGAACTGGTCAAATCTATATGCAAGGTTCTATCCTTGGACAAAGAAGTCGAAGAAGAAGTGCATACTTTGCAAAGAAACTTATTGCGCTTAATAGGAGTCGGGAATTTCAGCGACAGCGCGGAATGGAGCGATCCATGTATCTCCTTCACTTTGCCCGAGGTGATATGCAAAGCTTGCTATCACACTCGCGATATTGATTTATGCAAGGATAACGATCGCGCGTTCGAGAATAATAGGCACGTGTGGAAATGTCCGCTCTGCGAAACCAGCTATGATAATGCAGAGATTGAATTTTCACTCATAGATACGCTGAACAGAAAGTGTATGGGATATATACTGCAAGACTTACAATGCACGAAATGTAAccaaataaaaagagaaaacatgAATGAATATTGCTCTTGTGCTGGGAAGTACAGAACTCTCATTCCGAAACGTGAGCTTGTAAGATTCGCGAAGACGGCCAAATCAATAGCTATTAAATTTGGAATGCCTATTCTCGCAGAGACTGTTCAAAACACTCATCTAATAACAAGTTGA